A portion of the Musa acuminata AAA Group cultivar baxijiao chromosome BXJ1-1, Cavendish_Baxijiao_AAA, whole genome shotgun sequence genome contains these proteins:
- the LOC135638272 gene encoding uncharacterized protein LOC135638272, producing the protein MEALRGSEIGGAAVAFSSIELLAAQRSLSWLLFAVCSLSSSVGVSGEGFDMANMIMERNKPETMPENKDDGESDDDEHEYRDEREDDGEDFLGEEGNDRDDDDDGDDDDDDDDDETSGDEEEGSEEDDDEDDEEDSEDDSEDDEEDDE; encoded by the exons ATGGAGGCGTTGCGCGGAAGTGAGATCGGTGGAGCTGCCGTCGCATTCTCCTCGATCGAGTTGCTTGCGGCGCAGAGGTCCCTCTCCTGGCTTCTTTTCGCG GTGTGCTCACTGTCAAGCAGTGTTGGCGTATCAGGCGAAGGGTTTGACATGGCAAATAT GATAATGGAAAGAAACAAACCTGAAACTATGCCTGAGAACAAGGATGATGGTGAGtcggatgatgatgagcatgaaTATAGGGATGAACGAGAAGATGATGGTGAAGATTTCTTGGGTGAGGAAGGGAATgatagagatgatgatgatgatggtgatgatgatgacgatgacgatgatgatgagacCAGTGGTGACGAAGAAGAAGGAAGCGAAGAGGATGATGACGAAGATGATGAGGAGGATAGTGAGGATGATAGTGAAGATGATGAGGAAGATGATGAGTAA
- the LOC135638087 gene encoding auxin efflux carrier component 2-like — MITGKDIYDVLAAVVPLYVAMILAYGSVRWWKIFTPNQCSGINRFVAVFAVPLLSFHFISTNNIYAMNFHFIAADSLQKVVILVALFLWHNLSRRGSLDWSITLFSLSTLPNTLVMGIPLLRAMYGDFSGNLMVQIVVMQSVIWYTLMLFLFEYRGAKALISEQFPADITASITSFRVDSDVISLNGREPLQADAEVGQDGKVHVVVRKSSSSIARSMASSYNKSHGLNSMTSMTPRASNLTGVEIYSLQSSRDPTPRASSFNQTDFYAMFSSKVTSPRAAGCNVEDDGGVKPGKHRGSGSKSSEFMNGGLYTTSSSSSYPAPNPMLSGLSSGAKEGAAAAANGNKELHMFVWSSSASPGSEANLRNIVNRAASTEFGIVDPPKAAAHFQENPTPKGVHATSGNASPTKKAGAAASGELDMEDGRKSHGGKFPTNTSPYVTQKKGVDAGGAPGLVESSHRMPPASVMTRLIVIMVWRKLIRNPNTYSSLIGLIWSLVSFRWNIEMPTIIKGSISILSDAGLGMAMFSLGLFMALQPKIISCGKSVAAFSMAVRFLTGPAVIAATSIAIGVRGVLLHVAIVQAALPQGIVPFVFAKEYNCHPDILSTAVIFGMLIALPITILYYVLLGV, encoded by the exons ATGATCACCGGGAAGGACATTTACGACGTGCTGGCGGCGGTGGTGCCGCTGTACGTGGCGATGATCCTCGCCTACGGCTCGGTGCGGTGGTGGAAGATCTTCACCCCCAACCAGTGCTCCGGGATCAACCGCTTCGTCGCGGTGTTCGCCGTCCCACTCCTCTCCTTCCACTTCATCTCCACCAACAACATCTACGCCATGAACTTCCACTTCATCGCCGCCGACTCGCTGCAGAAGGTGGTCATCCTAGTGGCGCTGTTCCTGTGGCACAACCTCTCCCGACGCGGCAGCCTCGACTGGAGCATCACCCTCTTCTCCCTCTCCACTCTCCCCAACACCCTGGTGATGGGCATCCCCCTCCTCCGGGCCATGTACGGCGACTTCTCCGGCAACCTCATGGTCCAGATCGTGGTGATGCAGAGCGTCATCTGGTACACCCTCATGCTCTTCCTCTTCGAGTACCGCGGCGCCAAGGCCCTCATCTCGGAGCAGTTCCCCGCCGACATCACCGCCTCCATCACCTCCTTCCGCGTCGACTCCGACGTCATCTCCCTCAACGGCAGGGAGCCGCTGCAGGCCGACGCGGAGGTCGGGCAGGACGGGAAGGTCCACGTGGTCGTCAGGAAGTCGAGCTCCTCCATCGCACGATCCATGGCGTCCTCCTACAACAAGTCTCACGGACTCAACTCCATGACTTCCATGACGCCGAGGGCCTCCAATCTCACAGGCGTCGAGATCTACTCCCTGCAGTCGTCGAGGGACCCGACGCCGAGGGCGTCCAGCTTCAACCAGACTGACTTCTACGCCATGTTCTCGAGCAAGGTCACCAGCCCGAGGGCCGCCGGGTGCAACGTCGAGGACGACGGCGGGGTCAAGCCGGGAAAGCACAGAGGGAGCGGGAGCAAGAGCAGCGAGTTCATGAACGGGGGGCTATACACcacctcgtcttcctcctcctaccCAGCTCCCAACCCCATGCTCTCTGGCCTGTCTAGCGGGGCCAAGGAGGGCGCCGCCGCCGCGGCCAATGGCAACAAGGAGCTCCACATGTTCGTGTGGAGCTCCAGTGCTTCCCCGGGCTCGGAGGCCAACCTAAGGAACATAGTGAACCGAGCTGCCTCCACAGAATTCGGGATCGTGGATCCTCCCAAGGCCGCCGCCCACTTCCAAGAAAACCCTACTCCCAAAG GCGTGCATGCAACCAGCGGCAACGCCAGCCCGACAAAGAAGGCGGGAGCAGCGGCAAGCGGGGAGTTGGACATGGAAGACGGCCGGAAAAGCCACGGTGGGAAGTTCCCGACAAACACGTCACCGTACGTGACGCAGAAGAAGGGGGTGGACGCCGGCGGCGCACCGGGTCTGGTGGAGAGCAGCCACCGGATGCCGCCAGCCAGCGTGATGACCCGACTCATAGTCATCATGGTTTGGAGGAAGCTCATCCGGAACCCTAACACCTACTCCAGCCTCATCGGCCTCATCTGGTCCCTCGTATCCTTCAG GTGGAACATCGAGATGCCGACGATAATAAAAGGTTCGATATCAATACTATCTGATGCAGGACTGGGAATGGCCATGTTCAGTTTAG GTCTTTTCATGGCACTCCAACCAAAGATCATTTCATGTGGGAAGTCGGTGGCTGCTTTCTCCATGGCGGTCAGGTTCTTGACAGGCCCAGCAGTGATCGCAGCGACCTCCATCGCCATTGGAGTCCGTGGAGTTCTCCTGCACGTGGCCATTGTCCAG GCAGCTCTACCCCAAGGAATTGTCCCATTTGTGTTCGCCAAGGAGTACAATTGCCACCCTGACATACTTAGCACTGC GGTTATCTTTGGCATGCTCATCGCCCTACCCATCACAATCCTCTACTACGTTCTCCTGGGAGTGTAG
- the LOC135586484 gene encoding triphosphate tunnel metalloenzyme 3-like, which produces MEVEVKLRLPDAGAHQRLSDALVPHHLRTHLQENLFFDGAAGELSSRFTVLRIRFYDADSRCVISLKAKARLAGGVSRVEEDEEDIDSALGRACAAEPWRLADLAGSSRIMRRVVEEFGSEGKMGSFVCLGGFRNVRAVYGWNEGLMLELDETQYDFGTSYELECETIDPERTKELLERFLKENGVPYSYSEASKFAVFRAGKLLP; this is translated from the coding sequence ATGGAGGTTGAGGTCAAACTCCGCCTCCCCGACGCGGGCGCCCACCAGCGACTCTCCGACGCCCTCGTTCCCCACCACCTCCGCACCCACCTCCAGGAGAACCTCTTCTTCGACGGCGCCGCCGGCGAGCTCTCCTCCCGCTTCACCGTCCTCCGTATCCGCTTCTACGACGCGGACTCCCGCTGCGTGATCTCCCTCAAGGCCAAGGCCCGCCTGGCCGGCGGCGTCAGCCGCgtcgaggaggacgaggaggacatCGATTCGGCCCTCGGCCGCGCCTGCGCCGCCGAGCCGTGGCGGCTCGCCGACTTGGCCGGATCCTCTCGGATCATGAGGAGGGTGGTCGAGGAGTTCGGGTCGGAGGGAAAGATGGGATCCTTCGTGTGCCTGGGGGGCTTCCGGAATGTTAGGGCGGTCTACGGGTGGAATGAGGGGTTGATGCTCGAGCTTGATGAGACGCAGTATGATTTCGGGACTAGTTACGAGCTAGAATGTGAGACAATCGACCCAGAGAGGACCAAGGAGTTGCTGGAGAGGTTCTTGAAGGAGAATGGAGTACCGTACTCGTACTCCGAAGCATCCAAGTTTGCAGTTTTCCGAGCAGGGAAGCTTCTACCCTGA
- the LOC103989294 gene encoding subtilisin-like protease SBT1.5, whose amino-acid sequence MEDSFRCKMMPPPLLRFFFFLALFLFAWRAAATEGKRTTFMFLVDTSLRPSPFPSDRHWYSSLLPSTSSRLFHHYQSLLHGFSASLTPSQARAIGEHRGVVAVSPDSLLRTHTTRSPSFLGLDLRGSRLSALSHRGSAAVIGFIDTGIWPERPSFSDRGLGPPPRRWRGECEEGPGFNRSHCNRKLVGARSFSAGYAAAFDVGGQDELRSARDHDGHGTHVASIAAGASVAGAGFEGFARGLARGMAPRARIAVYKVCWAEGCMVSDVVAAIEKAVSDGVDVVSLSIGSSSPAPFYHLDPLAVATFRASLQGVFVAASAGNGGPSPGSVANSPPWITTIGAGTIDRYFPAVVRLGNGACVRGTSISMRPREPRRRHLVHLFSVGRITAADTNLTSQHINGRIVLWESGRRAARIETGAALKRAGAVGTVVYHGDVDPEGILAEPHVVPTVAVGSRGAAIIEAYIRTARNPTAVISSEGTELLPGDAPEVASFSARGPNPSVPWVLKPDILAPGVNIVGAWTDAIGPSGWAADIRRPWFSVMSGTSMACPHVSGVAALLRAARPRWGPWEIRSALMTTAAASPPVGDEAGEGGPPAAGAGHLRPERAVDPGLVYDLMYDDYVGLLCGLNYTAKSIRILTGKAAAPCEPSGDKGVWGFNYPAFVAAAEEIASTGELVFHRRLKRVDGGGPCRRYRAVVAAPAGYAAVVEPERLWFSGMDGETVAFRVVLSEARGSGGRGRRHWWKGGSLTWREEEGKHAVRSPIVVLFRRYMTKEEEVVL is encoded by the coding sequence ATGGAGGACTCCTTTAGGTGCAAAATGATGCCGCCTCCGCTCttacgcttcttcttcttccttgcccTCTTCTTGTTTGCGTGGCGAGCTGCAGCAACGGAGGGGAAGAGGACGACGTTCATGTTTCTGGTGGATACCAGTTTGAGGCCCTCCCCTTTCCCCTCCGATCGCCATTGGTACTCCTCTCTACTTCCCTCTACCTCTTCTCGTCTCTTCCACCACTACCAGTCTCTCCTGCACGGCTTCTCCGCCTCCCTCACTCCTTCCCAGGCGAGAGCCATAGGCGAGCACCGGGGAGTCGTCGCCGTCAGTCCCGACTCCCTCCTTCGCACCCACACCACTCGATCCCCCTCCTTCCTCGGCCTCGACCTTCGCGGCTCCCGCCTCTCCGCCCTGTCCCACCGTGGCTCCGCCGCCGTCATCGGATTCATCGACACCGGCATCTGGCCGGAGCGACCTAGCTTCTCTGATCGCGGCCTCGGCCCGCCTCCACGCCGCTGGCGCGGGGAGTGCGAGGAGGGCCCGGGTTTCAACCGTTCCCACTGCAACCGCAAGCTGGTCGGCGCCCGATCCTTCTCCGCCGGCTACGCGGCCGCGTTCGACGTCGGCGGGCAGGACGAGCTCCGCTCGGCAAGAGACCACGACGGCCACGGAACCCACGTCGCTTCCATCGCCGCCGGGGCGTCGGTCGCTGGCGCGGGGTTCGAGGGCTTCGCCCGCGGCTTGGCGCGCGGTATGGCGCCCCGGGCGAGGATCGCGGTCTACAAGGTGTGCTGGGCCGAGGGGTGCATGGTGTCCGATGTCGTAGCGGCCATCGAGAAGGCGGTGTCCGATGGCGTGGATGTCGTCTCCCTCTCGATCGGATCGTCTTCTCCGGCGCCGTTCTACCACCTCGATCCGCTCGCGGTCGCCACCTTCCGCGCCTCACTGCAAGGAGTTTTCGTCGCGGCGTCGGCGGGGAACGGCGGCCCCTCCCCGGGGAGCGTCGCGAACTCCCCGCCTTGGATCACCACCATCGGCGCCGGAACCATCGACCGATATTTCCCTGCGGTCGTCCGACTCGGCAACGGCGCGTGCGTCCGTGGTACGTCCATCTCCATGCGCCCTCGAGAACCTCGCCGTCGTCATCTCGTGCACCTATTCTCCGTGGGTAGAATCACCGCCGCCGACACGAACCTCACCTCCCAGCATATAAACGGCAGGATCGTGTTGTGGGAATCTGGCCGACGAGCGGCGAGAATCGAGACCGGCGCCGCGCTGAAACGCGCGGGGGCGGTCGGTACGGTGGTCTACCACGGGGACGTCGACCCGGAAGGCATACTCGCGGAGCCACATGTGGTGCCCACTGTCGCCGTAGGATCTCGAGGAGCGGCCATCATCGAGGCGTACATCAGAACAGCCAGGAATCCGACGgccgtgatctcgtcggaggggaCAGAGCTACTCCCTGGAGACGCGCCGGAGGTCGCGTCCTTCTCCGCCCGGGGTCCCAATCCGTCGGTCCCCTGGGTGCTGAAGCCGGACATACTGGCGCCAGGGGTGAACATCGTGGGCGCATGGACGGACGCGATCGGGCCATCGGGATGGGCCGCGGACATCCGACGGCCGTGGTTCAGCGTCATGTCGGGGACTTCCATGGCGTGCCCGCACGTGTCGGGGGTGGCGGCGCTCCTGCGCGCCGCTCGCCCGCGGTGGGGTCCGTGGGAGATCCGGTCGGCACTCATGACGACCGCGGCGGCTTCACCGCCGGTGGGCGATGAAGCCGGGGAAGGAGGACCGCCGGCGGCGGGAGCGGGCCACCTGCGCCCGGAGCGGGCAGTGGATCCAGGGCTGGTGTACGACTTGATGTACGACGACTACGTAGGGCTCCTCTGCGGGCTAAATTACACGGCCAAGTCCATCCGCATACTCACCGGGAAAGCGGCAGCTCCTTGCGAGCCTTCCGGCGACAAGGGGGTGTGGGGGTTCAACTACCCGGCCTTCGTGGCAGCGGCGGAGGAGATTGCATCGACAGGCGAACTCGTGTTCCACAGGAGGTTGAAGAGGGTCGACGGTGGTGGCCCGTGCCGCCGCTACAGGGCAGTGGTGGCGGCGCCGGCTGGTTACGCTGCGGTGGTTGAGCCGGAGCGGCTATGGTTCAGCGGCATGGATGGGGAGACGGTAGCGTTCAGGGTGGTGCTGAGTGAAGCGAGGGGGAGCGGAGGACGAGGGAGGCGCCACTGGTGGAAGGGTGGAAGCTTGACGTGGCGGGAAGAAGAGGGGAAGCACGCGGTGAGAAGTCCCATTGTCGTGTTGTTTCGCAGATACATGACGAAGGAAGAGGAAGTAGTACTCTGA